A window from Balaenoptera musculus isolate JJ_BM4_2016_0621 chromosome 8, mBalMus1.pri.v3, whole genome shotgun sequence encodes these proteins:
- the PPP1R32 gene encoding protein phosphatase 1 regulatory subunit 32, with translation MMGKLPLGVVSPYVKMSSGGCTDPLKFYATSYCTAYGREDFKPRMGSHQGTGYKSNYRPVVSYQPNLDALDNPAMGAQVCNNFQTVTSQSYRPLEVPDGKYPLPWNMHQTHAGSSREKARAVTPTREVRKVHFDTQDYGPQAIKGLEPKEVPLLHQQQNKGSLEWENARHGPRFMTSEYNSKYLKEASNQPDLLQKKSIGAKEETGLTKDSNKNPVIFQPPSQALPGEPVLLPGRSVTKSDFLPMTHPHGDEFLPLLARGSEQETGFSRVNERTLNPRVPPSGPEPSSMNHRQFQPPQKMQQTNVALLGREIVGKKEPTGFSLNNPSYVRSPCDPDLDNRYLTTYNQGYFENIPKGLDREGWTRGGVQPQKPGGYALNQPVTRLEATPNPTESLRRLRPHVGRTLVSADPFYRATPPGSHGSGFTAPL, from the exons ATGATGGGGAAACTCCCCCTGGGGGTTGTCTCCCCTTATGTGAAGATGAGTTCGGGGGGCTGCACAGACCCCCTGAAATTCTACGCCACCAGCTACTGCACAGCCTACG GTCGGGAGGATTTCAAGCCCCGCATGGGCAGTCACCAAGGCACAGGCTACAAATCAAATTACCGGCCCGTGGTCTCATACCAACCCAATCTTGATGCCCTGGACAACCCGGCTATGGG GGCACAAGTCTGCAACAATTTCCAGACCGTGACCAGTCAGAGTTACCGTCCCCTGGAGGTGCCTGATGGCAAATACCCACTGCCCTGGAACATGCACCAGACCCACGCTGGCTCCTCTCGGGAGAAGGCCAGGGCAGTCACCCCCACCAGGGAG gtCAGGAAGGTCCATTTTGACACCCAGGACTATGGGCCCCAGGCCATCAAGGGGCTGGAGCCCAAGGAAGTGCCCTTGCTCCATCAACAGCAGAACAAGGGCTCGCTGGAGTGGGAGAATGCCCGACAC GGCCCCCGCTTCATGACTTCCGAGTATAATTCCAAGTATCTCAAGGAGGCTTCAAACCAGCCAG ATCTCTTGCAGAAGAAATCAATTGGGGCCAAGGAGGAGACTGGCTTAACCAAAGATTCCAACAAGAACCCCGTGATCTTCCAGCCGccctcccaggccctccctggGGAGCCG GTCCTCCTCCCCGGCCGGAGTGTCACCAAGTCAGACTTTCTCCCCATGACCCATCCTCAC GGGGATGAGTTCCTGCCGCTGCTGGCCAGAGGCTCCGAGCAGGAGACCGGCTTCAGCCGAGTGAATGAGAGGACTCTGAACCCCAGA GTGCCCCCTTCTGGCCCAGAACCCAGCAGCATGAACCACCGGCAATTCCAGCCCCCGCAGAAGATGCAACAGACAAATGTTGCCCTGCTTGGCCGGGAGATCGTGGGGAAAAAG GAGCCCACAGGGTTCAGCCTTAACAACCCCAGCTATGTCCGGAGCCCCTGTGACCCTGACCTGGATAATCGCTACCTGACCACCTACAACCAAGG ATACTTCGAGAACATCCCCAAGGGTCTAGACCGTGAAGGCTGGACTCGAGGTGGCGTCCAGCCCCAGAAGCCCGGAGGCTATGCCCTCAACCAGCCGGTCACCCGCCTGGAGGCCACCCCCAACCCCACGGAGAGCCTGCGGCGCCTGCGTCCCCACGTGGGCAG AACCCTGGTCTCGGCTGACCCCTTCTACCGAGCCACGCCTCCCGGCAGCCACGGCAGCGGCTTCACGGCGCCCCTCTGA
- the LRRC10B gene encoding leucine-rich repeat-containing protein 10B, protein MGIAESTPDELPSDAEEQLRNGEQQLELSGRRLRRLPSAVCALSRLQKLYVSGTGLRELPEEIEELRELRILALDFNKLERLPDGLCRLPRLTRLYLGSNRLPALPADFAQLQSLRCLWIEGNFLRRFPRPLLRLVALQSLQMGDNRLRALPAELPRMTGLRGLWLYGNRFEEFPPALLRMGRLHILDLDRNRLGGFPDLHPLRALRVFSYDHNPVTGPPRVADTVFLVGEGAVERMAERDEPTPRPPPRRPARAFDDEEEEDLLIGGGSSRALGPPVDSLCALEAAPGLGT, encoded by the coding sequence ATGGGCATAGCCGAGTCCACGCCGGACGAGCTGCCATCGGACGCGGAGGAGCAACTGCGCAATGGCGAGCAGCAGTTGGAGCTGAGCGGGAGGCGGCTGCGGCGGCTGCCCAGCGCCGTGTGCGCACTGAGCCGCCTGCAGAAGCTGTACGTGAGCGGCACGGGGCTGCGCGAGCTGCCCGAGGAGATCGAGGAGCTGCGCGAGCTGCGCATCCTGGCGCTCGACTTCAACAAACTCGAGCGCCTGCCCGACGGTCTGTGTCGCCTGCCGCGCCTCACGCGCCTCTACCTGGGCAGCAACCGGCTGCCGGCGCTGCCCGCCGACTTCGCGCAGCTGCAGAGCCTGCGCTGCCTCTGGATCGAGGGCAACTTCCTGCGGCGTTTCCCGCGGCCGCTGCTGCGCTTGGTGGCGCTGCAGTCGCTGCAGATGGGCGACAACCGGTTGCGTGCGCTGCCCGCGGAGCTGCCGCGCATGACGGGCCTGCGCGGCCTCTGGCTCTACGGCAACCGTTTCGAGGAGTTCCCGCCcgcattgctgcgcatgggccgCCTGCACATCCTCGACCTAGACCGCAACCGCCTGGGCGGCTTCCCCGACCTGCACCCGCTGCGCGCTCTGCGCGTCTTCTCCTACGACCACAACCCGGTCACTGGGCCCCCCCGCGTCGCCGACACGGTCTTCCTTGTGGGCGAGGGCGCCGTCGAGCGCATGGCCGAGCGCGACGAACCCACGCCCCGGCCGCCGCCGCGGCGCCCAGCGCGGGCCTTTGAcgatgaggaggaagaagaccTGCTCATAGGGGGCGGGAGCTCCCGGGCTCTGGGGCCCCCCGTGGACAGCCTCTGCGCCCTGGAAGCAGCTCCAGGACTGGGCACCTGA